The proteins below come from a single Candidatus Palauibacter soopunensis genomic window:
- the purM gene encoding phosphoribosylformylglycinamidine cyclo-ligase, which yields MNDGLTYRDAGVNLEAARATKARLSRLVQGTRTDAVSSDFGSFGGRFRATPGRELVASADGVGTKLKIAFMADRHDTVGADLVNHCVNDILVEGARPLIFMDYVACGVLDPDTVTSVVSGLAAACRANGCALLGGETAEMPDFYATGEYDLAGFVVGEIAYPELSRRDLEPGDRLIGLASSGFHTNGYSFVRALFFDRLGLGAGDTFPGAESSVSDVLLRPHRSYLSILERSLEAGRVRALAHITGGGIPGNVDRVIGGSLDAVVHCDSWPRPHEFDVIARESGADEAELFSTFNMGVGMVAVVREDEAGRVLEEIRDSGCEAFPCGELVAGSGRVHLESS from the coding sequence GATGCCGTGAGTTCGGACTTCGGCTCGTTCGGAGGGCGGTTCCGGGCCACGCCCGGCCGGGAACTCGTGGCGAGCGCCGACGGCGTGGGGACGAAGCTGAAGATCGCCTTCATGGCGGACCGGCACGACACGGTGGGCGCCGATCTCGTGAACCACTGCGTCAACGACATCCTCGTCGAAGGCGCCCGGCCTCTCATCTTCATGGACTACGTCGCCTGTGGCGTGCTGGACCCGGACACCGTGACGAGCGTCGTTTCGGGACTCGCCGCCGCCTGTCGCGCGAACGGCTGCGCGCTGCTCGGGGGAGAGACCGCGGAGATGCCGGATTTCTACGCGACGGGGGAGTATGACCTCGCCGGATTCGTGGTGGGCGAGATCGCCTACCCCGAGTTGTCCCGCAGAGATCTGGAGCCCGGGGATCGTCTCATCGGACTCGCGTCGAGCGGCTTCCACACGAACGGCTACAGCTTCGTGCGCGCCCTCTTCTTCGACCGCCTCGGACTCGGGGCCGGCGACACCTTCCCGGGGGCGGAGAGTTCCGTGTCGGACGTCCTCCTGCGTCCCCACCGAAGTTACCTGTCGATCCTCGAGCGCAGCCTCGAAGCAGGCCGCGTGCGGGCGCTCGCCCACATCACCGGGGGTGGAATCCCGGGGAACGTGGACCGGGTCATCGGCGGGAGTCTCGATGCGGTCGTGCACTGCGACAGTTGGCCGCGCCCGCACGAGTTCGACGTCATCGCGCGCGAGAGCGGGGCGGACGAGGCGGAACTCTTCTCTACCTTCAACATGGGCGTGGGGATGGTCGCGGTCGTCCGGGAGGACGAGGCGGGGCGGGTGCTCGAGGAGATTCGCGACTCCGGGTGCGAGGCGTTCCCATGCGGTGAACTCGTCGCCGGCAGTGGCAGAGTACACCTGGAGAGTTCAT